A stretch of the Nicotiana tabacum cultivar K326 chromosome 6, ASM71507v2, whole genome shotgun sequence genome encodes the following:
- the LOC142181809 gene encoding uncharacterized protein LOC142181809: protein MSSSCGSTGKTNGPMDCYFPQKSRDKEGKSGNPQVDAKAILRDRAVTCFARWMYDAGLPFNCVNYTDIFAAFIEAVGQYGPGMKPPTYYEVSGPYLKKEVVEVNKIVEEHKVEWNKFGCSIMMDKWIVRNGKMIINILVNSLKGSLFLESVYASNSSTDSTKMYSLLKSTIDSIGAENVVQVVTDNASENVKAGEMVIRVHSYIVQRPLLLNMMKRFTKQRSFVKPTKTRFATAFLTLARMYEQKNNLKKLFVSDEYTSNTYGREARGRESADIILSPSFWNKVVHTLKIGGPLVKVLHLVDGEQRPPMGYSYEAIDRAKEVIQASFSDQRKYKRVFEIIDKM from the exons ATGTCTTCTAGTTGTGGATCTACTGGCAAGACCAATGGTCCTATGGATTGTTACTTCCCGCAAAAATCTAGAGATAAGGAAGGAAAAAGTGGTAATCCTCAAGTTGATGCAAAAGCGATTTTGAGGGACCGTGCAGTTACCTGCTTTGCCCGGTGGATGTATGATGCAGGTCTTCCttttaattgtgttaattataCTGACATTTTTGCTGCTTTTATTGAGGCCGTAGGCCAATATGGCCCAGGAATGAAGCCTCCAACTTATTATGAAGTTAGTGGGCCATATCTGAAAAAAGAGGTGGTAGAGGTGAACAAAATCGTGGAGGAGCACAAAGTAGAATGGAATAAGTTTGGTTGTTCCATTATGATGGATAAGTGGATAGTGagaaatggaaaaatgatcatcaATATCTTGGTGAATTCTCTTAAGGGAAGCCTGTTTCTTGAGTCTGTTTATGCAAGCAACTCTTCGACTGATTCAACCAAAATGTACTCCTTGTTAAAGAGTACAATAGACTCTATTGGAGCAGAAAATGTTGTTCAAGTTGTCACGGACAACGCCAGTGAAAATGTTAAAGCTGGTGAGATG GTAATTAGAGTGCATTCCTATATTGTTCAAAGGCCTTTGTTATTGAACATGATGAAGAGATTCACTAAACAAAGAAGCTTTGTGAAACCTACAAAGACAAGATTTGCTACTGCTTTCTTGACTTTGGCTAGGATGTATGagcaaaaaaataatttgaagaagtTGTTTGTTTCAGATGAGTACACTAGCAATACCTATGGAAGGGAAGCTCGAGGGAGAGAATCTGCAGATATTATACTTTCTCCTTCATTCTGGAACAAAGTGGTTCATACATTGAAGATTGGTGGTCCTTTAGTTAAAGTGCTTCATTTGGTGGATGGGGAGCAAAGGCCACCAATGGGTTACTCGTACGAAGCAATTGATAGGGCAAAAGAGGTTATTCAAGCCTCTTTTAGTGatcaaagaaaatacaaaagagtCTTTGAGATCATAGATAAAATGTGA